The Halichoerus grypus chromosome 14, mHalGry1.hap1.1, whole genome shotgun sequence genomic interval TCTTGGACCAAATGTGAGCACAGTAATCAATCTATGCCTTTGAATTTGTTCCTCTACCTCTCCTACTACTTTTAGTATAAAAATGGTGCTGTCAAAATATTTGCTGTGCAAATGGTTTTATCTTGAGTCAAGAACCTACTTCAGgaagtttcaaatattttatgtcatTGACTTAATCTATTTTTTTACAGCTACATAGAATGACAAATTATTACCTCCCTCAAATTAAGGAAAATGAAGACCTTATAAGACACCCCCTTCTCATTGAAACTCAccatcatatattttatatatttttaactttctctgAATAGTCTCTGTTTTTTAAGGAACATCTTCCTATTAAAGTGTGAGAAATGAAGGGAggagtttctttttgttgtttgtagAGATGTATCAGTAAAGAAAGAGTAAAGGTTCctgaaaaaatatctaaaaataccCCTCTCAATTGCACTAAAGCAAAGATAGTTAAGAAAAATAAGCcattattcagtaaatatttagctAAGTTCATAATAGTTACGGGTCACTTAGGGTCCAAGTTTAACTAGCTAATTTTATAAAGGTGACTTTAAGTACCACATCCATAATACTCCTTTGCGAGACTAGACCTGAGACTGGACCCTGGAATGTTCGGGTCTCTGTTCTCTGCCCCACATTGGCGCTGTAGGCAGCAGGCACTTCAGCCATGAGTCCCAGGACTGCAAGATTCCCATGGGTCACCATTTGCCTATTTTGGCTCTCATAACCTAAATAAACCTTGCAGTAAGATTTCCACGAATTTCCCCCCACAGAGCCTCATCTGTTTAGATTACCTGGATCAACTAAGAAGTACTTAGCAATTTTGtcttcaaagataaaattttctGGCCTGATCCTGGAAATGCCGAGCATGTGTAATATGTTGGCACTCTGAGTCTTCTCGTCTATGGGGACGGGGACTGATGACAAAGATTTGGAGTGATCGATGAGAATCTCATAGGGAAAAGTGTGTGCAGGAGGAGGAATCCCACATTGAAAGAGCCTCTGCTGGGATCTGGTGAGTCTCTCCACCGGAGACAGTGAGCTGGTCAACAAGCTTCGGTACAGCAGTTGGGTCATAGAGTCtggtttctcctcttcttttctcaCCACCTTGCACACGAAAACAGGCTGGAGGTGTTCTCCCTTCACATCATCAGTTCCACTGGTGAATGACATGGCATTCACATTTTGACTAAGCATTTTCTGAGCTTCACTAGGTGAAATACGGTGAGTTTTTAGGAGATTTGATTTCTTGCTGTCCTTattaaaatcctcaacaaaagcATACAATTCTGGCAGCTGTGGAGGGGAAGAGGTGGGAAGTCATGAGATTGGATGAAAATGTAATTGGTAGACCCCAAAACCCTAGAACAAAAAGGATACCAAGTAACCATGAAAACAGAAGCATCTGTCTTTGGAAGATATTTCTGCCTAACTAACCCGGTTAAGGGTGACAGTGTCAAATCTCACAGTCATCCCCAGAAAGGGGTATTATTTAGATGCACCACTTAAACCATGAAATGGGCCCGTCAGACTTGGTCCCTAAAGTCTGTAAGATCTTTCTAATGTAAAGTATGATGAGCTgccatggagagagagagagctgtggaGGGTTGCAACCTTTGTTTTGAGTAAGGCTAcgttttttttaaggaagaaagagagcCAGATAATGCAGATATCAAAGCTTCATCCTGGTGTCCAAAGGGTTCAGAATGTTCGGGAATGCAGTGCCAAGGAAGCTCTAATAGTCCTCATTCGCTGGAATATTTTACCAAAGCAAGTAGATACATTTGCGGAGTGTTTAGGAATAGTTGCTGGCAGAGAAGACAACAAAGATTTCCTCAGAGTACCTTCCTTATCTAAAATCCTATACTGAAGGAATAAAATCTCACTTTCTAGAGCATCTTGCTTACTAACTCCATTATTCCTAAGGAACTAGTTGGAAGGCCAGAAAGGCCAAAGTGAGAGCCCAAATTTAGGTCATTGGCCCCAGTGCAGTTTCCCGTCAATCCTAGGCCGTTCTGTGCAAGAGCAACAAATACAAAGTGGGCTGAGGTGGGTGAATGGCTTTTTAACAACTGCCATTATCGTGAAAACAATTTAGCTCCCGCACTTTCCTGCCCGAGGAAGTGCTTCATTTCATTGTGACAAAAGAGCATAAGTCTTCCTGGGGCCCCCCAAGTACACCACCAGGTGTTCGGTAGCTCAAATTTTCACCATTTTTGAAATGTCAAGTTTCCCCTGTGGAGTATTACAGAATTGTAAGCACCTACCGAACATCTGAGAGACTCTGCCGCCTCCCCGTCTTCATCTGGATTGGTGGCACTACTGAGAAACATTATGAGGGGATTTTATTCTCTAATTCCTGAGAAAGCAATAGAAGAGAAGATGGAGTGAAAGATCAACAATCCAGCAAAGTACAAGGCGGGAGGGTTGGGGATGGGTAATACTTTTTATGTCCCCAGAACTTTTTAAGTGggacacttttaaaattttataccattttaaattttcttttgttttcttcttacccTAGGTCTATCAAATTACTCACATGCCaaccaaatattttctctgaaacaGCTCAAATTCGTATATGACATATATGCTCAGGCATTTAATACTAATTCAAAGAATCCTATATGGGTTGTTTAGTACTTttgtcttacatattttttttgtcttacatATTTTGATCCATTTCCAGTTTATCTAAAGAAAAACTCCCTTATTCCTTACCCAGGAAAAGTGCTTTTTATTCAGGAGGGAAAAGCTAATAAAACAATAGCAGCAATTAACCTTTTGAAATGATTTGCTTTGGGCCAGATGCACCAGTacgcattttacagatggaattGTGTTTAATCCCTTTGTGAGGAGTTAGAGACGTCCACAGAATCTTTACCATTGGTCTCATCAGTAAGTGGCAGTTCAGGATGctcccacatttttaaaaaagattttatttatttagagagtgagagagcgagtggggggaggggcagagggacaggaagacagaatctcaagcagaaccccccactgagcgtggagcctgaggtggggctcgatcccaccaccccaagagcatgacctgagccaaaatcaagagacggGTGCTCaagcgagccacccaggcgcccctgtctgctCCCACATGTGACCCTGGGTTGGCTTTATGCTTGTCTTTGACCGACAGCATGAGGTATAAGTGACATTGTGTGGGTGCCAGAGCCTAGGCCGTAAGCTTTGCAGCTTCACTTCACACTCCTGGAATCCCAAGCCACCATGCAAAGAGGTCCAGCTACCCTTCTAGGAACCCCATGGGGAGCTGAGAGCCAGCACCAACCACTAGACCTGTATGTGAGGCCATCTTGAATCACCCAGCCCCATTCACGCCTCCAAGTGGCTACAGCTGCCTGAGCAACTCCAGATGAGCCCAAATGGAGAACAACAGCCACCCAGCTATGCCAGCCAACAGCAAAATTATGGCAAATAATGAATTATAGATGTTTCAAGACACTAAGGTTTGAGTGGACTGTtagttacacagcaataaatagcAGATAAACCTCACAATACTTCACATTCTCGGTTTAATTTATTCCAGTGAATCCTCTGTTGGAGATAAGGGAGTGTATGAGGGAAAATATCTTCCTGGGTACCACTGCATCCAGACTGGTGACTGCAATAATTGGATGAGTATCAGAGATGAGCCAACAATACTCCTGGTGTTTGGGATGAAGTAAAAACAATTAGGTTCTTCCTCTTTTcaagcaaaacagaaaagcccacaatgaatacatttatatatgaataCGTTTATATTCATTCtgggtttttctattttgcttgagaagaaggaaaaagtaatatatatttgaatatatattcattctgggatatctatttatctaactatctatctacctattacttggatatacatatatccaaatatattacAGTCACTAGTGAGTACACTATATCAATATATATGACCAAAAAAAGCACTATATAATGCTGCGTGACGACCCCCTTTCCTACATTTGCACAGCGGCTTCATAGATATGTCTATCGCTGACCAGTTAAAATAAGACCTGattgtgctttcctttttttgacTGTACTTTCCTTTTGTTAGTTAttgcaaaggaaaacatttctctAACTTGCTTCATTTAAAACCTCATTGTCTCCTGGGCAGCCATTACCTCTGTCTTCCAGTGGTGACACCCACCATGAGAGGGTTGCCTTTTCCCATGACCAATGgacaatacatttttttcctttttcctccccctAAAGAGAGTTTGACTTAACCCCCAACTACACACACATGCTGAACTTTAATCAGAATTACTGATGCAGATAAATGATTTCCAACTTCAGTGGCCAATCCTGCAAACCTAAGACATATATTCAAAGCAATATCTGACAAATCTGTACTCATTTCATCCCAATAAGATTGACAACAGGGAGTGGGACACAAGGAAGGTTAGATTCCTGGTGATTCTCTTTGCAGAATTACTATGGAGGACACCTCCCTTTTGTTGAAGAGTCAGGGTCAGGATTCAGAATACTATAATAGATCACTAGCCAAAGACGCTTTTATCCACGCTAATGCTGACTTCACTAACATGCTTTCCACTTAATGCCCTTGGCTGGAGCCAAGACAATGACTAAACCTAGATTAGCCCCTTAATCCAACTTCTCATGGAGAGTGTTCCTGGAGAGGTCATGAAAATATAACCAGTGGGCCTGTTACAGATTCATGCAACTTGAAGGAGCCTCTGCAGGGGCTCTTCAGTACTTCTATTCATCTTTTATTATTCCTAGAAATTCCCACAATAAATTCTAGTTTTCCTGAGAAGAGCCAGGGCATCTCACAGGAACTCCCTCGGGTGGCATCCTCTTCTCCAGTTGTATTCACATGCAATTCTTCATCCTGCCCTCTGATCCAGAAGgaagaggctccctgctcatctaaTGGTAGCATTCTCTCTCCTACCCAGGGGGTATATTCTATTCTCCTCTTAACTCTTGTGCAAAATTTCCCTGGCACTGGGAAAACAACTTTCTCCTCTTTGCTTCTCCACCATTCCCTTACCCTCAATCTCATGTTCCCCCAtggcttcttcctttctttacaaACATGTAAAATCCTTttcatttgggagaaaaatacaacttctcttttcttctatcaTACCACTAACTCTCCaattttatctctcttttactTCTGCACTTGCTATTTTTATATACTCATGATCGAATCTCCAGTATAATGACATTAGCTTCCACTCTTCTTGATGAaccaaaattgaatttttttaaagtaatctctacacccaacatggggttcaaactcacaaccctgagatcaagagtcacaagctcttcctactgagccagccagacaccccccaAAATTGAATTCTTGAAGGCAGTATTGACTTCTTAATCATCAATTCTAAAGTAGTTTTTACAGTCCTCATTTTTATCCATCTCaactcttttattcatttattttttttaagtaggctccatgaccagcacAGAGCTCCATGTGGGGGCACAATCTCATGACCCTCCatctcatgagatcaagagtcggatgctgaaccaactgaccacccagaatgaagctggacccctacctcaatccataaaatgaaattaacataaaatggattatagacttgaatgtaagaggtaaaactataaaactcctataaGAACATGGGAGTAAATTCTCATGATCTTGAGTTAGGCAACGGCTTCTTGGATAGAACACCAAGTGCACAAGCTAAAGAATAATACAATAGATAAATTGGAACTTCATCAATTAAAATTTCTGTGCTTCCAAAGACACcctaaagaaagtgaaaagacaagtcacagaatgggagaaaatgtttgtaaatcatatatctgacaagtgACTTGTGTCCAGAATGCACAAAGAAcatttacaactcaataatacaaagacaaataacttgatttaaaaatggacaagagATTTGAATAGagatttctgcaaagaagatatacacatgaCTGATAAACACGTGCAGAGATACTCAACATCATgaaccatcaggaaaatgcaaatttaagccACAATAAGATATCTTTCActcccactaggatggctataataaagacagataataacaagtgttagcaaggatttagagaaattggaaccatcACATATTGGTGGGAATAAAATATGGTGTGgtcattttgaaaaacagtttggcagttcctcaaaatgttaaacacagagcAGCCATATGACCCAGTTgttttactcctaggtatatacccaagagaaataaaaacacaatccacacaaaaatttatatatgaatattcacagcagtatgattcataatagccaaacagtggaaacaacccaaatgcccatcacctaatgaaaggataaacaaaatgtggtacttccatacaatagaatactattcatTGATAACAAGGAacgaagttctgatacatgctacaacaggataaaccttgaaaaattaggctaagtgaaagaagcaattcacaaaaggtcacatattgtatgattgcaTCTATATGGAATGtataaaataggcaaatccatagagacaagaAGTAGATTAACAGAAACTAGCCTAAGGCTGGGGGGCATgcaggaatggggagtgactgctaatcaatatggggtttctttgggggggtgataaaaattctaaaattgattatgtgatggttgcacaactctctgaatatacttaaaattattgaattgtgACTGGAAGAATTTAATGGTATATGAATTGTTTgtcaataaaactattaaaaatgatcTGGAAGGAAAATGATAGCTATGAAAGATAGACTAAGGAGATGCAACATATTTAACTGGttaccccaaaagaaaaaaccccaaatcatgaatagaaaaatatttaaaaataaaattctagaaaattttcCTGGAATTAAGGATTTAAATCTACATATTAAAATATCAGAATGGCTAGCACTAAAACATATTCTAGTAAAGTAATtgagtttcaggaaaaaaagaaatgaagtctcAGTTTTACCTATAGCAACAGtcagacaaaaagacaaaaaagcaaaacaaagtttgAGTCaaggatttttctatttatccaAGCTATGTTTGAAAGAATAAAAGCTCAAGAAAAATTTTTGATCTTGCAAGAACTCAGGAAATATTGTTCCCATGAGTCCTTCCTGAGAGAACTACCTGTTGATGGACTTCAGGCAGCCAAGAGATGAATGGATTTCAGAAGTAAAGAATCTTCCAGCAGTAGGGCAAGGTTGCTTGTAAGGGAAAATTACAAATGCATATACTCTCTGAACCTAGGATTCCCACTTCTAAATACTATATATTCTtacatttgaaaaacatattttcatagGCGACAATGAAACATAACTGAGGTTATTCACTGCAACACTGTTTATAACAGCAACAGACTGAAAACAACTTGAGGGTCCTAAGAGAATGAGGGCTCCAAACAAACTCAATGTCCATCCACAGTATAAAGGATAAGTTGTGTTTTTTCATACAATAGAATAATCTTCAGCAAAAGATTCTATACTTTATGTTACAATGCATGTAACACTCAAATATAAGCAAACTTAATCTATAAGGTTAGGAGCGAAGATAGTTTTTACCTTGGGAGGGGTCAGTGCTGGAACATGAGAATTCCATAGCTCTGGTCATGTTTTGTTTACTTGATCTGAATGCTACTTGTGTTTAACTTATAGAAATCCACTGAGCTTTATCTCTATAATCTGTGCACATTTTCATATGTATGTTAGacatcggggcacctggctggctcagtcagaagatcatatgactctggatctcagggtcatatgttcaagtcccactttgggcagagagattacttaagtaaataaaaactttttttgaaaaagatatcAACAGAAACTTTATCTAAGATGGAGAAAAACAGTTTccagggaaaagggaagaaagtcaagaaaaatcCATTCACAGTGTTTTTGGGCAACCAATGGGTCTGGATGTAACTGTCAATACTGAAGGATTAATGATAATGGAAAGGATCCAGTATGATAAATGGATGtcacaaagtaggaaaaaaacacattggaagagaagtataaaataagcaaaatctaGGTTAAGGATGTTCTATGACAAAACATGAGGAACCAGAGTTGATAATCATTGACTGTGTAACTGTTTCATTGAAATTCatgatatttttctacttttcttcaatttttaaattatatttttatctccaCATTTTTTTTGCAATTCTACTTTTGTTTGCAATTTGTCATAAATAATTACCTAAATGCTTAGTTTATGGAAGAATTATTCAAGGAAACAAGGCAATTTTATAATCAAAATTCTCCATGCTctcagtaatgtatagaattgttgaatcactatattgtacgtTATattctatgttaactatactagaattaaaataaaaagcttaataaaaaaaattttaaaaaattctccatgctctgaaagaaaataaaacgtGGGTTCTGTGAAAAAGAAGGGATAAGACAATAgaatatattaggaaaaaaagaatgaaggcatTAAGACTATAAGAAgatgataattataaaaaatagtaaagaacATATACTTGGTCCtactaaagaagaaaacagaacaaaatattaaaaggtataattttttaactttGCTAAATGAAAGGCCCATAATAGTTCATCATGACTGAAAAAGTAATAAGAATGATAGAGATGGAGCCACATATTGTCaaggaaaataataatcacaaaCACATATAGCGTTtacaatgtgccagacactgctctgagttcttttatatattaactaacttgaTATTCATAAAAATGAGTAGATGCTATTATCAGCCCCACCTTACAAACTGGGGACTGAGGTATAGGTAGGTTAAGAATACAGTCAAGACTCCAAAATGGTGaggataaaaacattaaaattatttcatactGATGAGCTGTTGGGAAAAAAGGCAAACTTACAGGACATTTGGGAGAATACAGCCTTCTTGGCAACCTGGCAATATCTATTAACAttcaaaatggttttgtttttgtttttgttttttttttatgacgcTACAGTTGCGTTTCTTGAAATTTTTCCTGCAGAAATTGTTGGCCAACTGTATAAATTATGAACCAAGTTCTTCATGCAGCATTGTTTATATTAACAAGAAATAAGGAGAATTAAGATAATGCGCAGAAGAAAATCTGAGGTAAGGCAGACAGATGCAGAGAAAGTCCTGGTGCCAGTCCATTTCCTGGTGCCCGTCACTCCTGAAACTGGCACCATGGTGTACCTTCTGCATTGTAGTTATGTTTGCCAAAAATTTCCCTTTGCTTATGATCATTTATATTTGGGTTTCTGTCCTCCCCAGCCCAATTCtgataaatatatttgatgtataaagagttttttaaatcattaagaaaaagatgaacaactcattagaaaaaaaataatggaaaaatagtcAAGGGGCTTGAAGAGGAAATTCTCAGAATTAAGCATGAACAAAGTCAGTAAACATAAGGATATGCTCAATTCACAGGAAATTACATgcaaaaacatgtaaaatgacattttaacattatcaGGTTGGTAAATGTCAATATAGTGATAATGTCCATTTATTGGAAGGGTGGAGAGAAACTGGCACTCTCATTCAATGTTAGAGGGAGTGAAAATTGTCCAAACTTTAGAGAAAAATCTGTCAATGTGCACTAGAATATGTGGGCTCTTAGAACTAATAGTGCTATTTCTAGGGATATGTGctaaagaataaacagaaaattggGTAAAGGATATTCATTTTCAATTGCTCATAATATTAAAAAGCTGAAATAGGTAATTAAATCAGTAAgagattaactttttaaaaatcgttTAAACTACAATGCCATGTaaccattaaaaaggaaaaggtaatttaaaaaatatttttcttggagGGGACGATGGTGACAGAGTAGGAGGCCCTAGGTTTGCCttgtcccacaaatacaactagataactatcaaatcatcctaaaaagCCCAGAAATCGATTataagactggcagaacaaactccacacccaaatgtggagaagaggccacatcgaagaaggtaggaagtgcagagacacATGGCTTGGGAGAAAAATGGGTAGTGGCTGCTGTGGTGGAGAGAGAGCCACAGTCATGAAGAAGTGCAAGAGATAGACCAGCACACAGGAGATCTCAGAGGAGCTAAACGAATTCCCacagcaattggcttggaaagcaagagggcCTGACTTTTGTGAGTTCTTATAACCAGCGAGGCTTAGAGCCTGGAGTTTCAAAGGTCAgtgtgcttggctctgggagagctcaaAGGACATTAgggctgctcttggagagaaggtaGAGCAAATAGTCCATGGACACacagcatggaaacagcaatctgaaaagCACCTGGGGCATACAGTGGGGAGGTTAGTTGCTCATCTCAGAGCTGTCCCAGAGAGACAGCATTCCCAGAGAGacccctctgggaacaaaggaactagCCAGCActgtttccctcccccacccctcagcataaacacagaccCACCTGCAGGAACCAACAATGCACcaacactcactacctaacttgcttacaccaagccctgcctaTCTTGCACTGGAAATGCCCCACCCCCCAGTAATACTTGCCTCAATCCCAGCACAGCTggccccctctcccagaagactgGCCCAAACCCCTGCCAGTACCATGTGTCCTGACCCGAGAGCTTTGTGAGGCCTTGGCTCCAGTGGTGGTGGCAACAGGTCTCATTTTGCAAGCAGGCCAGAGCTTACCTAGTTAAAAcatgccacattcaggccagggaccaaacactgcccacgaTAGGCAAAAAGAGCCCCTGCCAGTGACTGGCACAAAGGATAAAGTGGCCAGAATACAAAAGCAGAGTGTACACAGCACATactggagacactccctgaagcaccaggccctgggggaaGAACGGACACAGTACAGgaggcactacaggacctcttcttcagaaggccattaccctcaagaacaggagacgtAGCttactttcctaacacagaaacaggcacagagacttagacaaaatgagaagacagagaaatttgtcccaaatgaacaaacaggacaaggccatggACAGAGAtgtaagcaaaacagatataagtaacatgcctaatggagaatttaaagcaattatcataaggatactcactggacttgagaatcgagtggaggacatcagtgagactattaacacagagataaggaataacatagcagagataaaggactcaataaacaaattaagaaacaggcttaatggaatgaacagcaggctggaaga includes:
- the C14H9orf153 gene encoding uncharacterized protein C9orf153 homolog isoform X1, giving the protein MFLSSATNPDEDGEAAESLRCSLPELYAFVEDFNKDSKKSNLLKTHRISPSEAQKMLSQNVNAMSFTSGTDDVKGEHLQPVFVCKVVRKEEEKPDSMTQLLYRSLLTSSLSPVERLTRSQQRLFQCGIPPPAHTFPYEILIDHSKSLSSVPVPIDEKTQSANILHMLGISRIRPENFIFEDKIAKYFLVDPGLCLVTSKRMPRCQHLKDTKFCSLHPTRCAEVCRTGQCGRSMTSSSVSQTPAFLLSQFLLVVFVQMVSRWLLHPWTLH
- the C14H9orf153 gene encoding uncharacterized protein C9orf153 homolog isoform X2 codes for the protein MFLSSATNPDEDGEAAESLRCSLPELYAFVEDFNKDSKKSNLLKTHRISPSEAQKMLSQNVNAMSFTSGTDDVKGEHLQPVFVCKVVRKEEEKPDSMTQLLYRSLLTSSLSPVERLTRSQQRLFQCGIPPPAHTFPYEILIDHSKSLSSVPVPIDEKTQSANILHMLGISRIRPENFIFEDKIAKYFLVDPEKQFMDLRDLEWRYYKGLVSWKHSTLDSFIDINYVSEKRFVANKQMPGVIYPPVVRRSLVIYPQIDYLKKNAASS